Proteins from one Ricinus communis isolate WT05 ecotype wild-type chromosome 9, ASM1957865v1, whole genome shotgun sequence genomic window:
- the LOC8280214 gene encoding ATP sulfurylase 1, chloroplastic, whose protein sequence is MASISNLVAKPTYPPHSLPKSFTAHFSSPLKLSFSPKKRVVQVRAGLIEPDGGKLVQLFVEKSQRDFKRKEAISLPKIKLTKIDLQWVHVLSEGWASPLNGFMRQSEFLQTLHFNCLRLNDGSVVNMSVPIVLAIDDLIKQRIGEAKRVALVDSEDNTVAILNDIEIYKHPKEERIARTWGTTAPGLPYVEQSITKSGNWLIGGDLEVIEPIKYHDGLDRFRLSPAELRQELTKRNADAVFAFQLRNPVHNGHALLMTDTRRRLLEMGYKNPVLLLHPLGGYTKADDVPLSWRMKQHEKVLEDGVLDPETTVVSIFPSPMHYAGPTEVQWHAKARINAGANFYIVGRDPAGMSHPVEKRDLYDADHGKQVLSMAPGLERLNILPFKVAAYDKTQGKMAFFDPARAQDFLFISGTKMRTLAKNKENPPDGFMCPGGWKVLVEYYDSLSPADNGKVPEPVPA, encoded by the exons ATGGCTTCCATATCTAACCTCGTTGCCAAGCCCACTTATCCACCTCACTCTCTCCCAAAATCATTCACTGCCCACTTCTCCTCTCCTCTCAAACTATCATTCTCTCCAAAGAAACGGGTGGTTCAGGTTAGAGCCGGGTTGATTGAACCCGACGGTGGAAAGCTCGTTCAACTGTTTGTTGAAAAGTCTCAGAGAGattttaaaaggaaagaagcAATTTCATTGCCTAAAATTAAGTTAACGAAGATTGATCTTCAATGGGTTCATGTTTTAAGTGAAGGATGGGCAAGTCCTCTTAATGGATTCATGAGACAATCCGAGTTCCTCCAAACTCTTCATTTTAACTGTCTTCGTCTTAATGATGGGTCAGTTGTTAATATGTCTGTGCCGATTGTGCTTGCTATTGATGATTTGATTAAGCAACGGATCGGCGAGGCTAAAAGAGTCGCTCTTGTTGACTCTGAAGATAATACTGTCGCGATTCTAAATGA TATTGAGATCTACAAGCATCCCAAAGAAGAACGTATAGCAAGAACATGGGGAACTACTGCCCCTGGTCTACCTTACGTTGAACAATCTATAACCAAGTCTGGGAACTGGTTGATTGGAGGGGACTTGGAGGTTATTGAACCTATCAAGTACCATGATGGTCTGGATCGTTTTCGATTGTCACCTGCAGAACTCCGTCAGGAATTGACTAAGCGCAATGCAGATGCTGTATTTGCTTTTCAGCTCAGAAACCCTGTGCACAATGGCCATGCTTTATTAATGACCGATACTCGTAGGCGGCTTCTTGAAATGGGTTATAAGAATCCTGTCCTTTTGCTTCATCCATTAGGAGGCTACACAAAGGCAGATGATGTTCCACTTAGTTGGCGGATGAAGCAACATGAGAAG GTGCTTGAAGATGGTGTACTTGATCCTGAGACAACTGTTGTTTCTATTTTCCCATCTCCCATGCACTATGCTGGTCCAACTGAGGTGCAATGGCATGCAAAAGCTCGGATCAATGCAGGAGCTAACTTTTACATTGTTGGTCGGGATCCAGCTGGAATGAGTCATCCAGTTGAGAAAAGAGACTTGTATGATGCTGACCATGGGAAGCAGGTGTTGAGTATGGCCCCAGGATTGGAGCGGCTAAACATTCTCCCTTTCAAG GTTGCTGCATATGACAAGACTCAGGGTAAAATGGCATTCTTTGATCCTGCAAGAGCTCAAGACTTCCTCTTCATATCTGGCACAAAG ATGCGAACACTTGCAAAGAACAAAGAGAACCCCCCTGATGGATTTATGTGCCCTGGTGGCTGGAAAGTGTTGGTCGAATACTACGACAGTTTATCTCCAGCAGATAATGGAAAAGTTCCCGAACCTGTTCCGGCTTAG
- the LOC107261113 gene encoding pentatricopeptide repeat-containing protein At5g43790, producing MKSPSPNFTHPTLQLLPKCKTLNELKQVHAQMTATGLTLHTYPLARLLLSSSTLDVTYTLSIFNQLPNPTIFLFNIVISSLANHKHHARIAFCLYNRVLFQKRVRPNSYTFPSLLKACGLHPWVQHGSALHTHVLKFLAPTYDHFVQASLLNYYANSGKLGVARYLFDQISRPDLAMWNSILTAYVRNANNKSDDDDDVTSLSLETLYLFSKMQYSAVKPNEVSIVALVSACANLGALSQGAWAHLYILKNNNLRLNRYVGTALIDMYSKCGCLDIAYQVFDILSQRDTFCYNSMIGGFAIHGCGHRALGLYEKMKLESLVPDNVTFVVTMCACSHVGLVEDGCKIFESIKEVYGVEPTLEHYGCVVDLLSRSGRFKEAEEKVKNMPMKPNAILWRSLLAGARVHGNLEVGEFALKQLMDLEPETSGNYVLLSNMYASVNKWGDVKKVRKLMKDHGIIKTPGTSLVEIDGAMHGFIMGDKTHPLSKDIRLKLEEINRKLQEYGHKPRTKEVLFDIEEEEKEDALSCHSERLAIAFALMVANSNATIRIIKNLRVCDDCHASTKVISMVYNREIIVRDRNRFHHFKDGTCSCLDYW from the coding sequence ATGAAATCTCCCAGTCCAAATTTCACACACCCAACCCTACAGCTCTTACCCAAATGCAAAACCCTTAACGAACTTAAACAAGTCCATGCTCAAATGACAGCCACCGGTCTCACTCTCCACACATACCCTCTTGCTAGACTCCTCTTATCTTCCTCCACTCTGGACGTAACCTATACCCTTTCTATTTTTAACCAATTACCAAACCCAACAATTTTCCTCTTCAACATTGTCATTTCCTCTCTTGCCAATCACAAACACCATGCCCGCATTGCCTTCTGTTTATATAACCGTGTTTTGTTTCAAAAGAGGGTTAGACCCAATAGTTACACTTTCCCATCTCTCCTCAAGGCTTGTGGGTTGCACCCTTGGGTTCAACATGGCTCAGCATTACATACCCATGTGTTAAAATTTCTTGCACCCACATATGATCACTTTGTTCAGGCCTCTTTGCTTAATTACTATGCCAATTCTGGCAAGTTGGGTGTGGCTAGATATTTATTTGATCAAATCAGTAGACCTGATTTGGCCATGTGGAACTCTATTTTAACTGCTTATGTACGTAATGCTAACAATAaaagtgatgatgatgatgatgttacTAGTTTATCTTTAGAGACCTTATATTTGTTCAGTAAGATGCAATATTCTGCAGTTAAGCCTAATGAAGTTTCAATTGTAGCTTTAGTCAGTGCTTGTGCTAATTTAGGTGCTCTTAGTCAAGGTGCATGGGCACATTTGTATATACTAAAGAACAACAACCTTAGGTTAAATCGCTATGTAGGCACTGCTTTAATCGATATGTATTCAAAATGTGGGTGTCTAGATATAGCATATCAAGTGTTTGATATATTGTCCCAGAGAGACACATTCTGTTATAATTCAATGATTGGAGGGTTTGCAATTCATGGTTGTGGACACAGAGCACTTGGtctttatgaaaaaatgaaactTGAGTCTCTTGTTCCTGATAATGTAACATTTGTTGTCACAATGTGTGCTTGCTCGCATGTTGGTTTAGTAGAGGATGGGTGCAAGATCTTTGAGTCTATAAAAGAGGTTTATGGTGTTGAGCCTACACTTGAGCATTATGGTTGTGTAGTTGATCTTTTAAGTAGATCCGGGCGATTTAAGGAAGCAGAAGAAAAAGTCAAGAACATGCCTATGAAGCCAAATGCTATATTATGGAGGTCTTTATTAGCAGGAGCTAGAGTTCATGGAAATTTAGAGGTAGGAGAATTTGCACTTAAGCAACTCATGGATCTAGAACCAGAAACTAGTGGGAACTATGTGCTTCTCTCAAATATGTATGCAAGTGTTAATAAGTGGGGAGATGTGAAAAAAGTAAGGAAACTGATGAAAGATCATGGGATCATCAAAACGCCTGGAACTAGTCTAGTTGAGATTGATGGTGCTATGCATGGGTTTATTATGGGAGATAAAACGCACCCACTTTCAAAAGATATCCGTTTGAAGCTTGAAGAGATTAATAGAAAGTTACAAGAATACGGTCATAAGCCAAGAACAAAAGAAGTGTTATTTGACAtagaagaggaagagaaagaagatgcCTTGTCATGCCATAGTGAAAGGCTTGCGATTGCGTTTGCTCTTATGGTAGCTAATTCAAATGCTACTATTAGAATAATAAAGAATCTTCGCGTATGCGATGATTGCCATGCAAGTACTAAGGTTATTTCAATGGTGTATAACAGAGAGATAATAGTAAGAGATAGAAATAGATTTCATCATTTCAAAGATGGCACTTGTTCTTGTCTGGATTATTGGTGA
- the LOC125371107 gene encoding calcium-transporting ATPase 12, plasma membrane-type-like: MSSQLQDQENFVQASIARSRHHKRLRLIFTAVFFSRGILSATKNVVRHKTNSKRSRSYTAIEVEPEASYSNIDKASLSKLVEEENLGQLQILGRVNGVVAALKTDAKNGIRGDYEDIVKRQKAYGSNTYENPLPKSLFYFVLKAFKDPMIILLIVTAAFSLWFGTRKHGLAKGWSNGGSIFLAVLVVIIASSVNTIPRWKCLEMSGCSKLGDVVCPIGDKIPADGLFLHGHSFSVDKSSLTANSNLIEVNCNQKPFLHSGSMVADGFAQMFITSVGMNTTWGKMVRTKWKDSQETTPLQVWLHKIASITSKTGLSVALSVLLVWLVRYFMGKMTNGYVWGKTDFHAVICALVGIATTVVAIAAGAVAEGLPLAVIITIQ, from the exons ATGTCTAGCCAACTCCAGGACCAGGAGAACTTTGTTCAAGCCTCCATTGCGCGCAGCAGACACCATAAGCGATTGCGTCTGATCTTCACTGCTGTCTTCTTTTCCAGAGGAATACTCTCTGCTACCAAAAATGTTGTAAGACATAAGACAAACAGCAAAAGGTCACGTTCTTATACTGCGATTGAAGTTGAGCCCGAGGCTTCCTACTCAAATATAGATAAAGCAAGTCTCTCTAAGCTCGTGGAGGAGGAAAATCTCGGCCAGCTGCAAATTCTAGGACGGGTTAATGGTGTTGTTGCAGCTCTTAAAACTGATGCAAAGAACGGAATCAGAGGTGATTATGAAGATATAGTCAAGCGACAAAAGGCATATGGCTCAAACACATATGAAAACCCACTACCGAAGAGCTTATTCTATTTTGTGTTAAAGGCATTTAAAGATCCCATGATCATTCTATTGATTGTGACTGCCGCCTTCTCTCTCTGGTTTGGAACTAGAAAGCATGGACTTGCAAAAGGATGGAGTAACGGAGGCAGCATATTTCTTGCTGTTTTAGTAGTTATCATCGCATCTTCTGTCA ATACAATACCAAGGTGGAAGTGTTTAGAGATGAGTGGATGCAGCAAATTAGGAGATGTTGTTTGCCCCATTGGGGATAAAATTCCTGCTGACGGCTTGTTCTTACATGGCCATTCATTCTCAGTTGATAAATCAAGCCTGACAGCAAACTCCAACCTCATAGAGGTTAACTGCAATCAGAAACCTTTTTTGCATTCGGGCTCTATGGTGGCTGATGGGTTTGCCCAAATGTTTATCACATCAGTTGGCATGAACACAACATGGGGCAAGATGGTCCGCACAAAATGGAAAGATTCACAGGAAACAACACCCTTACAAGTCTGGCTTCACAAAATAGCCTCAATAACTAGTAAAACTGGCTTGTCAGTAGCTTTATCGGTTCTTCTTGTGTGGTTAGTTCGGTACTTCATGGGGAAAATGACAAATGGATATGTTTGGGGCAAGACAGATTTTCATGCAGTTATCTGTGCATTGGTGGGAATTGCAACCACTGTAGTTGCTATTGCAGCAGGAGCAGTTGCAGAGGGTTTACCACTGGCTGTCATTATTACTATTCAATGA